One Hordeum vulgare subsp. vulgare chromosome 4H, MorexV3_pseudomolecules_assembly, whole genome shotgun sequence DNA window includes the following coding sequences:
- the LOC123450867 gene encoding uncharacterized protein LOC123450867 produces the protein MTRCNLLYLWFVEPYNPDRVMRQFGLYQDIPPPVPRCIDEETHKMSNMGRSGVDWNAENIEWINQWNNEALQNIVPQQRTYDATTTEAYYNWYRMSTRTRLTSEPPTMPTHPTHMEQLQRRMDTSSAYYRDSAIDICTQVQAMASEGMRAEGIDPKRRSWFKKISEFVSTRITRCGT, from the exons ATGACTCGCTGCAATTTACTCTATCTATGGTTTGTGGAACCGTATAATCCTGACCGTGTCATGAGACAGTTCGGTctatatcaagatattccaccaccggttccaagatgtatcgacgaagaaactcataa GATGAGCAATATGGGCAGATCTGGTGTGGACTGGAATGCAGAAAACATTGAATGGATAAATCAGTGGAATAATGAAGCTCTACAAAATATAGTGCCTCAGCAACG AACGTACGATGCAACTACGACAGAAGCGTACTATAATTGGTATCGCATGAGCACGCGTACTAGACTGACGAGTGAACCACCTACGATGCCAACACATCCAACGCATATGGAACAGTTGCAGAGACGGATGGACACATCATCAGCTTACTATCGTGACTCCGCG ATTGATATTTGCACCCAAGTACAAGCGATGGCGAGTGAAGGAATGCGAGCCGAGGGAATTGATCCTAAACGCAGGTCATGGTTTAAAAAAATTAGCGAATTTGTGAGCACAAGGATTACGAGATGCGGTACATAG
- the LOC123449867 gene encoding uncharacterized protein LOC123449867, translating into MEVSGSVQDLGDSFSYGWLNHDQAPPSSHRLAADARQYSFGRSRPSFIDMEDPSELFSMRWTTATPGDFDFALPVPAGAGGAASPAHLVSASHIFRAGRLLPCEPGGCSQQDGHIPVARRAADAVPRLSPPSSPLFHSAQSATSKHAGQRPMTRRRGGSSPWKVLLRYVRFLMPLYRKARALAPPRRAHSRVAPAGSPSRGSTSSAVEWCHGNADTAVHDAILYCKKSSGKDALP; encoded by the exons ATGGAGGTGAGCGGCTCGGTGCAGGACCTCGGCGACAGCTTCTCCTACGGCTGGCTCAACCACGACcaggcgccgccctcctcgcaccGCCTCGCCGCCGACGCGCGCCAGTACTCCTTCGGGCGCTCCAGGCCCTCCTTCATCGACATGGAGGACCCCTCCGAGCTCTTCTCCATGCGGTGGACCACGGCGACGCCGGGCGACTTCGACTTCGCCCTCCCGGTGCCAGCAGGAGCAGGCGGCGCCGCGTCCCCCGCGCACCTGGTCAGCGCCAGCCACATCTtccgcgccggccgcctcctcccctgcgAGCCCGGAGGCTGCTCACAACAAGACGGCCATATCCCGGTGGCCCGTCGCGCCGCGGACGCCGTGCCGCGGTTGTCGCCCCCGTCGTCGCCCCTGTTCCACTCGGCGCAGAGCGCGACGAGCAAGCACGCCGGGCAGCGCCCGATGACGCGGCGGCGCGGCGGGTCGTCGCCGTGGAAGGTGCTGCTGAGGTACGTGCGGTTCCTGATGCCGCTGTACCGGAAGGCGAGGGCGCTGGCGCCGCCGAGGCGCGCGCACAGCAGGGTCGCGCCGGCGGGGAGCCCGTCGCGCGGCTCCACGTCGAGCGCCGTCGAGTGGTGCCACGGCAATGCCGACACGGCCGTCCACGACGCCATCCTCTACTGCAAGAAGTCCAGC GGCAAAGATGCGCTGCCATGA